From a region of the Nitrospira sp. genome:
- a CDS encoding alpha/beta hydrolase — MDPNFSGTPALSFRHISANQLSFHVAMAGTGNRLVLCLHGFPESAVSWRHQIPSLAQAGYRVWAPDLRGYGGTTRPTGVEAYRIEPLMEDVTALLEAAQVQRVILVGHDWGGIIAWYYAMRHSDRVEALVIVNAPHPACFEREVRHWRQLRRSWYMGFFQIPWLPEAAMSAGHGYVIGAIFRHMAIDRQCMPDDLVRKYQQQACEPGALTAMVNYYRAALRGGAFRQRQLGYPAVAIPTLVIWGLQDHALAAENLEGLSNCATDLTVVKIADAGHFVHEDKPEQVTREMLTWLRNRLPHD; from the coding sequence ATGGATCCGAACTTCTCCGGCACACCGGCCCTATCGTTTCGCCATATCTCAGCGAATCAGCTATCGTTTCACGTCGCTATGGCAGGAACCGGGAATCGATTGGTGCTCTGCCTGCATGGATTTCCTGAATCCGCCGTCTCGTGGCGGCACCAGATCCCTTCACTGGCCCAAGCCGGGTATCGGGTCTGGGCTCCCGATCTCCGGGGATACGGCGGCACGACACGACCGACCGGCGTCGAGGCCTATCGAATTGAGCCCTTGATGGAAGATGTGACTGCGTTGCTTGAGGCTGCCCAAGTTCAGCGCGTCATTCTCGTTGGACACGACTGGGGTGGCATCATCGCTTGGTACTATGCGATGCGGCACAGCGATCGTGTAGAAGCCCTTGTGATTGTGAACGCTCCCCATCCCGCCTGCTTTGAGCGAGAAGTACGGCACTGGCGGCAATTGCGCCGCTCCTGGTACATGGGCTTCTTTCAAATTCCTTGGCTCCCTGAAGCCGCCATGTCCGCCGGCCATGGTTATGTCATCGGCGCAATTTTCAGACATATGGCGATTGATCGCCAATGCATGCCTGACGACCTTGTGCGGAAATACCAACAACAGGCATGCGAACCCGGAGCCCTCACCGCCATGGTAAATTATTATCGAGCAGCCTTACGCGGCGGCGCGTTTCGCCAGCGGCAACTGGGATATCCAGCCGTCGCGATTCCTACGCTGGTGATTTGGGGGCTTCAGGATCATGCGCTGGCCGCTGAGAATCTGGAAGGTTTGAGCAATTGTGCGACTGACTTGACGGTGGTGAAGATCGCCGACGCTGGGCATTTCGTCCATGAGGACAAGCCGGAACAAGTGACGCGTGAGATGCTGACTTGGTTACGCAATAGATTACCGCACGACTGA
- a CDS encoding beta-propeller fold lactonase family protein gives MTKWLMVWLFTFAWLLSGCGDGGGEGGAFGGLGTIGGGVGTTSIMYVTNSGSNNVSGYSINAATGALVPIAGSPFANLSGPSAIAISSDGFFTFVASSRANNVTAFRVSTDGGLILVPSTGLNPNPAAVGTTPGAMAISSDTKYLYVVNGGSDNVTTFNIGAAGVLTPIPPAAGNSNPVSVGGSDPASVVISPIGKFLFVANSGSNDVSAFSIGGTGLLTLIPPSGTSRNPISTGGTASKGIAISPNGSFLYVANSGSNDVTVFQIAANGLLSLVPPAGSSANPIPVGSTTPNAIVISQDGQFVYTANGGGTVTAFTIGSGGLLTLVPSSAGSLNPAPAGTTPVAMTFSSDGQFLYVVNRGGRVSAYAIAQGTGGLAPLSPLFGNPFPAGTTPSAIATPG, from the coding sequence ATGACAAAATGGCTAATGGTATGGCTCTTCACATTCGCGTGGCTTCTATCCGGCTGTGGCGATGGAGGCGGGGAAGGGGGCGCGTTTGGAGGTTTAGGAACCATAGGAGGTGGTGTTGGAACGACATCGATCATGTATGTCACCAATAGCGGCTCCAATAATGTATCCGGATACAGCATCAATGCGGCGACTGGTGCGTTGGTGCCGATTGCCGGCTCTCCGTTTGCGAACCTCTCAGGTCCGTCAGCGATTGCGATATCGTCCGATGGATTTTTCACGTTTGTGGCCAGCAGTCGAGCGAATAATGTGACGGCGTTCAGAGTGTCAACGGACGGTGGCCTCATCTTGGTGCCATCGACTGGGCTCAATCCCAACCCGGCTGCAGTCGGCACAACCCCAGGAGCAATGGCCATCTCCTCTGACACAAAGTATCTGTATGTGGTCAATGGTGGCTCTGATAACGTAACCACGTTCAATATAGGGGCCGCTGGGGTCTTGACTCCTATACCGCCGGCGGCCGGCAACTCGAACCCCGTTTCGGTTGGCGGATCGGATCCTGCATCCGTAGTGATTTCCCCAATTGGAAAATTCCTCTTTGTGGCCAATAGTGGATCCAACGATGTCTCGGCATTCTCAATCGGAGGAACAGGGCTCTTAACGCTCATACCCCCGTCCGGGACGAGCAGGAATCCCATCTCGACCGGTGGGACGGCTTCGAAGGGAATCGCTATCTCGCCGAATGGATCGTTTCTCTACGTCGCGAACAGTGGCTCCAATGATGTCACGGTATTTCAGATCGCGGCAAACGGCCTCCTAAGCTTGGTGCCGCCGGCGGGGTCCAGCGCGAACCCCATCCCGGTCGGGAGCACGACTCCTAATGCCATTGTCATCTCCCAGGATGGCCAATTTGTTTACACGGCCAATGGCGGAGGTACGGTGACGGCATTTACTATTGGAAGCGGCGGACTGTTGACGCTCGTGCCGAGCTCAGCGGGTAGCCTGAACCCCGCACCTGCGGGCACCACGCCTGTGGCAATGACCTTCTCGTCGGATGGCCAATTTCTTTATGTGGTGAATCGTGGAGGTCGTGTGTCGGCTTATGCCATCGCGCAAGGAACTGGGGGACTTGCACCGTTAAGCCCTTTGTTTGGAAATCCCTTCCCAGCGGGGACGACACCTTCTGCAATCGCGACACCCGGATGA
- a CDS encoding beta-propeller fold lactonase family protein — MNTRFLSWLMLPVLALVTGCPSGGGGEGGFEGGAVPVAYVVSSGPNEVSAYTISGGGSLVDAGIISLTTDVPSSIAVSSNGSFAFVATNDGIYAFAISATTGGLTSVTGSPFVSGSGFNAVTVSPNDRFLYAANNNGTVSVYSIGGTTGALSVVGAPIAAGTTPSAVAVSPNGSFLYVSNQGSNNVSAFRINGTTGALTFEENENAGTSPRGVAVSPNSALLYVSNQGSNNVSVFSINGTTGALTQVINSPFGAGTAPSGVAVSPNGAFLYVSNQGSNNVSVFSVNGTTGDLNNVETEPAGIAPSGITIEPDGQFLYASNSGGGGNVSGYRITAGTGELVSLGAAFPAGATPVGIATPGRP; from the coding sequence ATGAACACGCGATTCTTGTCATGGCTCATGTTACCGGTGCTGGCGCTGGTGACCGGCTGTCCAAGTGGAGGAGGCGGAGAAGGTGGGTTTGAAGGGGGGGCAGTACCAGTCGCGTATGTCGTGAGCAGTGGACCCAACGAAGTGTCGGCTTACACGATCAGTGGGGGAGGGAGCCTTGTGGATGCAGGTATCATTTCACTCACAACCGACGTTCCATCATCCATTGCAGTGTCTTCGAATGGATCCTTCGCCTTTGTCGCAACCAACGATGGCATCTATGCATTCGCCATCAGTGCTACGACGGGGGGTCTCACATCGGTGACAGGATCGCCATTCGTTTCCGGAAGCGGTTTTAACGCAGTGACGGTTTCACCGAACGATCGGTTTCTCTACGCTGCGAACAATAACGGTACCGTATCTGTTTACAGTATTGGTGGAACAACCGGGGCATTGAGCGTAGTCGGCGCTCCGATTGCTGCAGGAACAACACCGAGCGCGGTCGCGGTATCGCCGAATGGATCCTTCCTCTATGTGAGTAACCAGGGCTCCAACAATGTGTCGGCATTCAGAATCAACGGAACCACCGGCGCCTTGACGTTCGAAGAAAACGAAAATGCGGGGACCTCGCCGCGCGGCGTGGCCGTATCACCGAACAGCGCACTTCTCTACGTGAGTAACCAGGGCTCCAACAATGTGTCGGTGTTCAGTATCAACGGAACCACCGGCGCCTTGACCCAGGTCATCAACTCTCCATTTGGAGCGGGAACGGCGCCAAGCGGCGTGGCCGTGTCACCCAATGGAGCGTTTCTGTATGTAAGCAATCAAGGATCGAACAATGTATCGGTGTTCAGTGTTAACGGGACAACTGGTGATTTGAACAACGTGGAAACGGAGCCTGCCGGAATAGCTCCAAGCGGTATTACCATAGAACCGGATGGGCAATTCTTGTATGCCTCAAACAGTGGCGGAGGTGGCAATGTATCCGGCTATCGAATTACAGCAGGCACCGGTGAGTTGGTTTCTTTAGGTGCGGCGTTTCCGGCTGGAGCGACCCCCGTTGGCATTGCCACACCAGGCCGACCATAA
- a CDS encoding CPBP family intramembrane metalloprotease, whose protein sequence is MSDQTCSIGQLQGLPDAETPMASQSPLQPYSSRWSLFVNVVCAAILIAALGDILWVSMTFPKLQRFEEPDRALDLMVGRMMEAQDALRRAPVWQQWLAEWTMGSEDETPAQAIQWYRELVETTDDPLSKLRLAILLGESGREAAALVEAKGWQDRGTSAVLFGQLIEAAYGAQPLNREHEVELQALLAETLPTGWFYDHLAARLAQRADNQELLVTVKNQSVLKEDQVQQRIRPLLLFELICLVIGSVMLLGIVRLKGQRVDILRLHSPGVPPPWSGGNAAAVILRGGALGVIATSVLLFAPSIEHASVSALAIPLANLPLLAIAYVQLLKPSGLTFLNGFGLHVKRADFGRLTCIILAVVAAGIWGEWMMGRTAEFLNLNNHWTEWFDEDLVWASPSVLASSLLQYVILAPIFEELVFRGLLYAMLRRRFSFFPAALISAGIFALAHGYSLIGFISVLWSGFLWAWIYERTGSLVPSMAAHAMNNLLVCLTVMALLR, encoded by the coding sequence ATGAGCGACCAGACCTGTTCGATCGGACAACTGCAGGGTCTTCCAGATGCCGAAACCCCTATGGCCTCACAGTCACCACTTCAACCCTACAGCTCTCGATGGTCACTGTTTGTGAATGTCGTCTGCGCAGCCATCCTGATTGCGGCGCTCGGGGACATTCTGTGGGTGTCGATGACCTTTCCAAAACTTCAGCGATTCGAGGAACCAGACCGTGCGCTCGATCTGATGGTCGGCCGTATGATGGAAGCACAAGACGCTCTTCGACGAGCCCCGGTATGGCAGCAATGGCTTGCGGAATGGACGATGGGGAGCGAGGACGAGACTCCTGCGCAAGCCATCCAATGGTATCGCGAGCTGGTTGAGACGACTGATGACCCACTGTCCAAGCTTCGGCTGGCGATCCTACTTGGAGAATCCGGGCGTGAAGCGGCGGCACTAGTCGAAGCCAAGGGATGGCAAGATCGTGGGACGTCTGCAGTGCTCTTTGGACAACTGATCGAAGCTGCGTATGGTGCGCAACCCCTCAATAGGGAACATGAAGTCGAATTACAAGCTCTGCTGGCGGAAACGCTGCCGACCGGATGGTTCTACGATCATCTTGCCGCCAGGCTCGCGCAACGAGCTGATAATCAGGAACTTCTTGTGACGGTCAAAAACCAGAGTGTGCTCAAGGAGGATCAGGTTCAGCAAAGGATTCGCCCATTGCTGTTGTTCGAATTGATCTGTCTGGTGATCGGGTCAGTCATGCTGTTGGGTATTGTCAGGCTCAAGGGTCAGCGGGTGGACATCTTGCGCCTGCACTCACCAGGCGTTCCTCCTCCTTGGTCCGGAGGAAATGCTGCTGCGGTTATTCTCCGTGGTGGTGCCTTAGGAGTGATTGCAACGTCGGTCTTGCTATTCGCTCCATCCATCGAGCATGCGTCGGTGTCGGCATTGGCCATCCCTTTGGCCAACCTTCCCCTGCTTGCGATTGCGTATGTTCAGCTGCTCAAGCCCTCCGGCCTGACGTTCTTGAACGGGTTCGGCCTCCATGTTAAACGAGCCGACTTCGGACGCCTGACCTGCATCATTCTTGCCGTTGTCGCTGCGGGGATCTGGGGCGAATGGATGATGGGGCGGACCGCCGAGTTCCTGAATCTGAATAACCATTGGACGGAATGGTTTGATGAGGATCTCGTCTGGGCGTCACCCTCTGTGTTGGCGAGTAGCCTGCTCCAGTATGTGATCCTCGCGCCGATCTTCGAGGAGCTTGTATTTCGCGGTCTGCTCTATGCGATGCTTCGTCGCCGGTTTTCATTCTTTCCCGCCGCACTCATCAGTGCCGGCATCTTTGCGTTGGCCCACGGCTATAGCCTGATCGGCTTCATCAGTGTCTTGTGGAGCGGGTTCCTCTGGGCTTGGATCTACGAGCGGACAGGGAGTCTGGTTCCCAGCATGGCCGCCCATGCGATGAATAACTTGCTGGTGTGCCTTACGGTGATGGCCTTGCTTCGTTGA
- a CDS encoding alanine--glyoxylate aminotransferase family protein produces MDEFTAPRRLLLGPGPSMVHPRVLRAMATPIVGHLDPTFLRVMNDIQSLLRHVFATTNRFSIAVSGTGSAGMEAAVVNVVEPGDAVIVGINGVFGTRLATIVERCGGKAIRVEVPWGQIIEPDAISSILQRSGPVKAVALVHAETSTGAWQPIEPISAICRTYDVLLIVDAVTSLGGVPVEVDQWGIDVCYGATQKCLSCPPGLAPLTLSERALSVIKNRRAPCQSWYFDLALIADYWAEHSRTYHHTAPISMLYALREALRLIKEEGLPARFARHELNSRALMAGLIALGLEPLPPPDHRLPTLICVTVPTPINEASVRSQLLETSGIEIGGGLGHLKGKVWRIGLMGESSTEANVLTFLNALEEIGIRNKWISTPGIALQAAAHTYSVGR; encoded by the coding sequence ATGGACGAATTTACTGCACCGCGCAGATTGCTCTTAGGCCCCGGTCCGAGCATGGTTCATCCCCGGGTGCTGCGTGCCATGGCGACTCCGATCGTGGGACATTTGGACCCGACTTTCCTGCGAGTGATGAATGACATCCAGTCCCTCTTGCGCCATGTCTTTGCGACCACCAATCGTTTTTCGATTGCGGTCTCTGGTACCGGGTCAGCTGGTATGGAGGCAGCGGTCGTCAACGTGGTGGAGCCGGGTGATGCCGTGATCGTAGGCATCAACGGGGTGTTCGGCACTCGGCTCGCAACGATCGTTGAACGTTGCGGAGGCAAGGCTATTCGTGTGGAGGTTCCTTGGGGCCAGATCATCGAACCGGACGCAATTTCGTCGATTCTCCAACGGTCGGGGCCGGTGAAGGCGGTTGCACTCGTCCACGCTGAAACCTCCACGGGTGCGTGGCAACCCATCGAACCGATCAGCGCGATCTGTCGCACATACGACGTCCTGCTCATAGTCGATGCGGTCACGTCGCTTGGCGGGGTCCCCGTAGAGGTCGATCAATGGGGCATCGATGTGTGTTACGGCGCCACGCAAAAGTGTCTCAGCTGCCCACCTGGCTTGGCGCCCTTGACCTTAAGCGAGCGCGCACTTTCTGTAATCAAGAATCGGCGTGCTCCCTGTCAAAGCTGGTATTTTGACCTAGCCCTGATCGCGGATTACTGGGCAGAGCATAGTCGGACCTATCATCACACCGCACCGATTTCTATGCTGTATGCCCTGCGGGAGGCCTTGCGTCTGATCAAAGAAGAAGGACTTCCTGCCAGGTTCGCCCGGCATGAATTGAACAGTCGCGCGCTGATGGCGGGACTGATCGCGCTCGGGTTGGAGCCGTTGCCTCCTCCTGATCACCGACTTCCGACGCTGATCTGTGTCACGGTTCCCACACCTATCAATGAAGCGAGCGTCCGATCTCAATTGCTCGAAACATCGGGCATAGAAATCGGCGGAGGCCTCGGGCATCTTAAGGGGAAAGTCTGGCGAATCGGATTGATGGGAGAATCGTCTACCGAAGCCAACGTGCTGACTTTCCTGAATGCATTGGAAGAGATCGGCATTCGAAACAAGTGGATTTCGACCCCAGGCATTGCACTGCAGGCGGCAGCGCATACCTATAGTGTAGGACGCTAG
- a CDS encoding amidohydrolase family protein, with product MTIAIHHARLIDGTGAVHDSTTLLVRDTRITAVGPSNAVTIPKGAIRIDGRGLTILPGLIDCHVHLCLGGEADVVATLESEHPSYTLLKSAKHAKATIDAGFTTVRDVGSRDHSIFTLKQAIDSSLLPGPRIVGAGLAICMIGGHARFIGQEVEGTEQVRQAVANQVAAGAGVIKIIASGGVLTPGTSPDEAQMTTQELAAAVDAARQAGKKVAAHAHGASGMKNAIHAGVHSIEHATLLDDESGALMKRYGVYMVPTLSALATTAACRPSCGIPESALDKAKAMTKRHRASFKHAHQSGISIAMGTDAGTPFNYHGDNAQELERMVAFGMTPMEAIVASTSTAAQLIGIQDSVGTLTKGMEADLVILKGNPLRRIEMLRDRDKIMGVMKAGKFVSGLLAK from the coding sequence GTGACGATTGCCATTCATCACGCTCGCCTCATCGATGGGACGGGAGCCGTTCACGACAGCACGACGCTGCTCGTGCGAGATACCAGAATCACGGCGGTCGGCCCAAGCAACGCTGTCACGATCCCGAAGGGGGCTATCCGTATCGACGGCCGCGGCCTCACGATTCTTCCGGGACTCATCGACTGCCATGTCCACCTCTGTTTGGGAGGCGAAGCAGATGTGGTCGCCACGCTGGAATCAGAACATCCGTCGTATACGTTGCTGAAATCGGCCAAGCATGCGAAAGCGACGATCGACGCAGGATTCACCACGGTGCGCGACGTAGGATCTCGGGATCATTCGATTTTTACCCTGAAACAGGCGATCGATTCTAGCCTTCTCCCTGGGCCGCGAATCGTTGGTGCAGGTCTTGCCATCTGCATGATCGGTGGTCATGCGCGGTTCATTGGACAAGAAGTCGAAGGAACCGAGCAAGTCAGGCAAGCTGTCGCTAACCAAGTTGCCGCCGGGGCGGGGGTCATCAAAATCATCGCTTCGGGAGGAGTGCTGACACCCGGCACCTCGCCGGATGAGGCGCAAATGACCACGCAGGAACTTGCGGCCGCAGTCGATGCCGCACGCCAAGCGGGAAAAAAAGTGGCGGCCCATGCCCACGGAGCCTCCGGGATGAAGAACGCGATTCACGCAGGTGTGCATTCGATCGAACATGCAACGTTGTTGGATGATGAATCTGGCGCACTCATGAAGCGGTATGGGGTCTACATGGTTCCTACCCTTTCAGCCCTGGCGACCACGGCAGCCTGCCGACCGAGTTGCGGCATTCCCGAGAGTGCGTTAGACAAAGCCAAGGCCATGACCAAGCGCCATCGGGCCAGTTTCAAACATGCGCACCAAAGCGGCATCTCCATCGCCATGGGGACCGATGCCGGAACACCGTTCAACTACCATGGAGACAATGCGCAGGAACTCGAGCGTATGGTGGCCTTCGGCATGACACCGATGGAAGCCATCGTCGCCTCGACTTCGACGGCGGCTCAATTGATCGGGATCCAGGACTCAGTCGGAACACTGACCAAGGGAATGGAGGCTGATCTTGTCATCCTGAAGGGAAATCCCCTTCGACGGATCGAGATGCTGCGAGACCGTGACAAGATTATGGGGGTGATGAAGGCCGGAAAATTCGTGTCAGGTCTGCTCGCCAAGTAA
- a CDS encoding DUF1566 domain-containing protein has protein sequence MNTMRYTWPGAVVSVVLAGSGLLMNYGTEVPSANTQTSLANQLTVMIDRLSQITAPVGESSIKRSHPAKGITNSSATRFVAAFPGAVLDKQTGLVWEETPDATLRTWTDATRYCASKTAGGTIGWRLPSMVELKSVQDQSMASPSVSASAFSGHQSTIYWSTSTPSKFSISGNASYTFPAWCVRGGVNSEQY, from the coding sequence ATGAATACCATGCGATACACATGGCCGGGTGCGGTCGTAAGCGTCGTCCTCGCTGGCAGTGGACTCTTGATGAATTATGGGACCGAGGTCCCTTCGGCGAATACTCAGACTTCGTTGGCCAATCAACTGACTGTGATGATCGACAGGCTGAGTCAGATCACAGCGCCCGTCGGGGAGTCATCAATCAAGCGATCTCACCCTGCGAAGGGTATCACCAACTCGTCTGCCACGCGCTTTGTCGCAGCCTTCCCTGGTGCGGTTCTGGATAAGCAGACAGGATTGGTATGGGAAGAGACGCCCGATGCCACTCTCAGGACCTGGACCGATGCGACTCGCTACTGTGCGAGCAAGACGGCGGGGGGCACAATTGGGTGGCGGTTGCCTTCGATGGTGGAGCTCAAGAGTGTGCAGGATCAGTCGATGGCGTCGCCGTCTGTCTCAGCGAGTGCCTTTTCTGGCCACCAGTCGACCATCTATTGGTCGACATCAACACCATCGAAGTTTTCGATCAGCGGCAATGCGTCTTACACGTTCCCCGCCTGGTGCGTGCGTGGAGGCGTGAATTCGGAGCAGTATTGA
- a CDS encoding J domain-containing protein translates to MARSNYYQVLGVSREASDDEIKKAYRKLVFEHHPDRNPHKTDAEERIREINVAYEIVGDPEKRKSYDRLSWGDEPRSAAADPGLILDEIEQKLFDEGRKEVFAILIPNVARVREELKVIRERTIQAQGYDSFLEPIVTTRASEIMEDLVTEDMNKRKRRLVEVAMEMMVSQGIVKRGDERAIRSLRARLDEGFCKGRVQGVASALELFYERR, encoded by the coding sequence ATGGCGCGATCGAACTACTATCAGGTGCTGGGCGTTTCACGGGAGGCGTCCGACGACGAGATCAAGAAGGCCTATCGCAAACTGGTATTTGAGCACCATCCCGACCGCAATCCTCACAAGACGGATGCCGAAGAACGGATCCGCGAGATCAACGTCGCCTATGAGATCGTCGGTGACCCAGAAAAGCGCAAGAGCTACGATCGGTTAAGTTGGGGAGATGAGCCGCGCTCAGCGGCGGCTGATCCCGGCCTCATTCTCGATGAAATCGAGCAGAAGTTGTTCGATGAAGGCCGGAAGGAAGTGTTCGCGATCTTGATACCGAATGTCGCACGGGTGCGCGAGGAATTGAAGGTGATTCGAGAACGGACAATCCAAGCACAGGGCTATGATTCATTCCTGGAGCCGATAGTCACGACCCGGGCGTCCGAAATCATGGAAGACCTCGTCACGGAGGACATGAATAAGCGGAAGCGACGCCTCGTCGAGGTAGCCATGGAGATGATGGTCTCTCAGGGGATAGTCAAGCGGGGGGATGAACGAGCAATCCGGTCACTCCGCGCTCGCCTGGATGAAGGTTTCTGCAAAGGCCGTGTCCAAGGCGTGGCGTCGGCGCTGGAGCTGTTCTACGAACGGCGATAG
- a CDS encoding MFS transporter, which yields MTTLSWRSGVTSYQWLVLFVAWLGWVFDAMDATIYAIVLHPALHDLLHSASGGPPTTEQIGWYGGIIFSIFLIGWAIGGITFGVLADRFGRTKVLIVTILIYAVFTGAAALAETWWHLALSRFLTALGIGGEWAAGAAIVAETWPEDKRAKAAGVLQSAWAVGFFLAATMNLTLKETYGWRGLFVIGIAPAFVALFVRWWVKEPERWTHAHEEHAIPLTAIFHGDLRRSTLVGTALAFVAVFGLWGSTNWAPTLIRELPDLKGEDPATLTKYVSYAIMALNAGAIFGYLGFGPLADRFGRRPVFALMCLGSFIMLPVTYLIPSSYSGILMLLPILGFFNNGIFSGFPIYLPELYPTKLRATGAGFCFNAGRVLASASPFLTGWLVTTLGSFSRAASTIALIYLIGLVVLLFAQETKGRRLPD from the coding sequence ATGACTACTCTCTCTTGGCGATCCGGGGTGACCAGCTATCAGTGGTTGGTCTTATTCGTCGCCTGGTTGGGATGGGTCTTTGATGCGATGGACGCGACAATTTACGCGATTGTCCTCCATCCGGCCCTCCACGATCTGTTGCATTCCGCAAGCGGTGGTCCTCCGACGACAGAGCAAATCGGATGGTACGGCGGGATCATCTTTTCCATCTTTCTCATCGGTTGGGCGATCGGCGGCATCACGTTCGGCGTGCTCGCCGATCGATTCGGACGCACGAAAGTCCTGATCGTTACAATCCTTATTTACGCCGTGTTCACCGGGGCCGCTGCATTGGCTGAGACCTGGTGGCATCTTGCACTATCCCGCTTTCTCACAGCACTCGGCATCGGCGGTGAATGGGCGGCAGGTGCCGCGATTGTGGCTGAGACGTGGCCGGAAGATAAGCGCGCCAAAGCGGCGGGTGTTCTCCAGTCAGCGTGGGCGGTGGGATTTTTTCTGGCTGCGACGATGAATCTCACATTGAAGGAAACCTATGGATGGCGCGGCTTGTTTGTGATCGGTATCGCTCCTGCGTTCGTTGCCCTCTTCGTCCGGTGGTGGGTCAAGGAACCGGAACGCTGGACCCATGCACATGAGGAGCACGCTATCCCATTGACGGCCATCTTTCATGGTGATTTACGGCGATCAACGTTGGTGGGAACCGCGCTTGCCTTTGTCGCGGTATTCGGTCTCTGGGGTTCCACAAATTGGGCGCCGACCCTTATTCGTGAGTTGCCGGACCTCAAGGGAGAGGATCCGGCGACGCTCACCAAATACGTCAGCTACGCCATAATGGCGTTGAACGCCGGGGCGATCTTTGGCTACCTGGGCTTCGGCCCACTTGCTGATCGCTTCGGGCGTCGACCGGTGTTCGCTCTGATGTGTTTGGGGAGTTTCATCATGTTACCGGTCACTTACCTGATACCATCGAGTTATAGCGGGATCTTGATGCTCCTACCGATCTTAGGATTCTTTAACAACGGGATTTTCAGCGGGTTTCCGATTTATCTCCCGGAATTGTATCCGACGAAGTTACGGGCAACCGGGGCCGGATTTTGCTTTAATGCAGGTCGCGTGCTGGCCTCGGCCTCGCCATTTCTCACGGGATGGCTGGTCACGACGCTCGGCTCCTTCAGCCGGGCGGCCAGCACCATCGCCCTTATCTATTTGATTGGACTGGTAGTTTTGCTCTTTGCCCAGGAAACCAAAGGTCGTCGTCTGCCCGACTAG